The genomic segment CAGACGTCTCAGCTTTCAGGAAACTAGGTATCCAAAGGAAAAGTTCAGAAAGTACGGATTGCTTGATGTCTCGTTTAGATTCTGGTAACTCTTATGTGCAGTTCATGCACAAAACAACCTTAGCCAAGTAGTACAAAGAGAAGTGAGAtaagaggggctcagtggtagatcatggACTTAGTTCAGCTTCACAAGGGTTCAGTCCCCAATATAATCAGTTAAAGGATCCCAAGTAAAAGGTATCATGAAAGCAGACTACGTGAAGGAGGCTTGGGCAAGCACCATGTTCCCAAAGCTAGTCTTATCTATCACCGTGCAACACACAAGGCTCTCTTTTCAATTTTCCCCCTTGCAAAAACTCATCAGGGCAGGTAGAGAGAAAACGTGTGGCTTGCTCAAGTCATCCCATAAGCTTCATGGTTGCAAGGGTATCTGAAACCCAGGTCTCGCCAGTCCACATAACTACCCCAACAGTACCCTCCTCTTCAGAGTTATTCCTGTCTAGATTGCACTGCAAGTTAGCGTTCTTTAAAGATGATTCACTCTCAGAAGCTGTTTACTCACAATGTCACTCTGAAAACAGCTGCCATCACAACACCTATCTAGCCCGGTACCCAACTACTGTGCAGTCATGGGCCAGGTAAGACTAGGAAGTGGGGAATTATTTTCTATTGTGTTGGCTGTTCAGCTCAACAAGAACGTTCACAAGGTCTGACAACAGAGAGTACAGCCCAAGGCAGCAACTAGTTTCATGAAAAGTACACTTTACAGAAGCAATGCCCCCATCCTCAAACCGAACTGCCACCAAAAGCCACAGGCCAACCTCAAGATGCAACCCTACTGGCCTTGTTGGCCAGTTACATTTGGCTTAGGACCCCAGCCTCCAGTTGCTGATCTCTAGCCGaaaatagctaaagtttggaagcaagtaaataagcCTTCAAtaaggagagagaaactatggacgtatatgaggatggccaaattaacagaattcctacatggaaaagatatggaagaattcaaaaaaacaagggcgaaggccgtcacatattgggataaactggcaaaaatggattttactattttagttaatgagttatagaaataagtttaactttttttattttactgtcaACAGTGTAATTTTAAActgacacttctccggaagtccggtgatgggtcactttttgggTGGGTGAAAAAGATAGTATAATCAGAATTACAAGATTCATTCtaagtagattatataattgatatccttttgtatttttttgttggttcttttgtatttttattattaccactgtattgttttattttatgtgtttatgttataTAAATAatgttatataaatatataaaataacacGAAAATAGGCTCCAGATCCCGCTATACAACAGAGGCCAGGGGCGGAAGGCTTTGAGAGCCAGAGGCGAGCGAAAGGCAACGTCGAGGCCGGCCAGCGCGGGCCcctccgcgcccccccccccggagaagcCGCTGTGCAGGCCTTCACCCCGAGGCGCAGCGTCGCCAGAagcagcacgggggggggggggcgctccgcGGGGAGCGAGGCCTACCTTGCCGGTAGTAGAGGCCGGTGACCGTGTCCCCGTAAACCCGCCAGGCCACCTGGATGCCCAGCAGGCTCACGACCAGCCAGAGCACGAGCAGCTGGAAGAGGGCGGCCCGCAAGTCCTGCGCCTCCCAGTCGGACACGAACTCCTGCCCGAGCCAGGCCAGGGCCCGCAGCGCCCGCGACGGACCCTCCCACtccccgcccgccgccgccgccgccgccatcctcCCTGCTCGGCACCCGCGCGACGGGAACTCCGGCTGCGTCAACAAGGAGGCAGGCGGCGGGATGGCACGGCGCGTGCGCACGAGGGAAACCCaggccccgcccccgccgccgggttcctcgcctctctctgCTGCGCAGAAGAGCAACCGGAGCCCAGTGGCGCCTTAAGGACTCGCCGCCTTTCTGgccgggtgtgagctttcgggagccgcaGCGCCTGCCAGAAAGGCGGCGagtctttaaggcgccactggactcttgATGCTCTTTTCTGCCGCTCGTGACAGGCTAACCcggctgcccatcgtgatctagcTCCTCTCTGCCGGTTGCTTGTTATTTAAATAGCCCGCCACTCGACCATCAGTTcccggtagtagaaaagggcaagagtccaggagcacctaacaacaaaaatattttctggcagggtaggagctttcgggagccacagctcacttcttccgaacTGACCTGGGCGAactgttctgaagaagtgagctgtggctcacgaaagctcacaccctgccagaaaatatttttgtgagtctttcaggtgctcctggactcttgcccttttctactactgcagacagactaacacggccacccactgggaATAAGTTCCCGGGGCAGTGAATTCCCTACGCGGCCTCCAGGGTGTCCACCCCGAAGTAATGCCCGTTGCGCTCACTGCTGGGTGAGCGTGGGCCGGGTCGCGCTGCTTGCCGCCAGATCCTCCCGTCGACGCGAACGCGGTGGAAATGTTCACAGTCGTCGTCGTCCAAAGAGAGGGGTGGATCCTGTAGCCTTTCCCACGATGGAGACACGCATgcaccccccgcccccgcagTAAGCTCCTAGGGTGGGCAAGCGGCTCGCTCAAGAGGGGTTGCTTTTACACAGAGTTGCCGAAAAGGAGTGGCGAGTCCTCCCCTTTCCCGGAAAGTTCGCCCTCACTTTCACTTTCGTTCACTAGGGAAAGACAAGCCAGGCGTTTTCTAAGGTCGGAGCGGATCCCTAGCGCTGCAGGTGTTCTTAGCATCGGAGGTACATCTCGGGTTTTGGAGGCAGCTCTCAGTTTAGGTACGATTTGACATTTCCCCCAGCAGGAAAGAGTCGCGAAACTGACACACCTGCCCTCAGGCAGACCTTGTGGCTGGCGTCCTGTGGTGCTGTGTTTCCTGTGGGCACTGTGCCTCTTTGGGGCGTTTATGCCCTTCCACATATAGGATGCAGATACCAGTGCAGGGCCCTGCCCCTGCTTGGCTGGGCACCCATCTGTTGGCTTTCTTAGGGTTACCTCTTTGTTGTTTAGTCAGGTGAGCGCTAAGCTAATGTGTGGATTGCTGGAAATAGTAATGGGTCCATTCATTGCTCAGATAGAACTGAATTGCACATGCGTGCACCAAAGACCCCAGGTGGCTCGTCTCTGTAAGTCATCCTTTTCGATATGAGATTCCCATCAACATCCAAAACACAGGGCATAATGCCACTTTCTCATTCTAATACACTGGTCTAGTTGGGCCACAAACCTAAGGTGGTTTACGTCTGTTGTACTGCTGCCACTGACACCTGTCTTTTAAAGCAATGGTTttttagaaagagagagaaacagaaagatAGGCATACTcagacaaaaaaataataatgaaaagtgGGTCCTATAAGTTGGTTGGGATTAAAGCAGCAGCCTACCACATGGAGGTAATACGTAATGTAAATTTTGGGAACTTCCGCACTACCCACAGGGTGTACTTGAAAAAGGACAAGAGATAACTTGATATATTTCCGAATAGAGTATGAGATAAAGTCAGAGTCTATCAGTTAGCCTTTGCTTTGGCAGCCTTGGAGCTTAAATGGAGGTTGGCTTCCTAAATCCTTAGCAGAGAGAGGGAAAAGAGTTTACATAAAGGAATTGACTCATCCCTTTCTGTCTGATGGGCAGGAGCAAAATGAGTGCCTCAGAGAACCTTCCAGAGATCGACGAAGGACGGTACTCGCGACAACTGTGAGTTTTGTTTTTGATAACTATTACGCAGGCAGGAGGTATGCTAGCTGAACAAATAGGGGACGTTAACTAGCTGGACTAATAGGGCAGTGGTTCTAGGGGCCAGGGCAGAAGGCTTCACAACAAGCAgatatattaatttattttggaggaaggctgggagaAGGGCAGCCCTGTCTTAAGACCCTGACCCTGGTGGTGTGCACGCAGTGAGGGGGTGCTGCTAGTCGGTATCATACGACCATTCCCTCTAGGGAACATCTGACACAAACACCCTTTGGCAAGGCTCTGACTGCATCGTGAGCACACTGGAGTGCATGGTAACCCCGACAACATCCACTAATCTCAGCAGTGTTCTGCCGGTGCTCCAATAAGTGGCAGTCTTGGATGCAGCCAACTGCCACCCACTGATGCGGCCACAGCCCCTTGATATCACACGGCAGGGACCCACAGggaagggatgtggctcagtgggaaatatctactttgcatgcagaagataccagttcaaccctcagcatctccagttaaaagaccaggtggtaggtgacatgaaagacctctgcctgacaccctggagaggcactgactttcatagatcagtggtctgattcagtgcaagggagcttcatatgttcacaatCAGAGTTTTATAAGGCGGGGGAGAAGAGCAGCTAGCCCCTTTACCCTATAGAGGCGGGTGGCACAAGTGGTAGAAGCCTAG from the Euleptes europaea isolate rEulEur1 chromosome 1, rEulEur1.hap1, whole genome shotgun sequence genome contains:
- the TCTA gene encoding T-cell leukemia translocation-altered gene protein, with the translated sequence MAAAAAAGGEWEGPSRALRALAWLGQEFVSDWEAQDLRAALFQLLVLWLVVSLLGIQVAWRVYGDTVTGLYYRQGPGGQNGGTPDGSSHFSMWESSSNETMKTHRE